The Pseudomonas fulva 12-X sequence ACCTTCGCGGCCACGCAGGCGGGCGTTGACGATGTTCATGGGGTACTCCTTGGCAGGCTATGAGACGACAGGCGACGGATCAGCAGGGCGATGCTGATGTTCAGCCGGTCGTGAGGATCATCGAACGAGCAGCCGGTCAGCGCTTCGATACGTTGTACACGGTAGCTCAGGGTGTTGCGGTGTACGCCCAGGCGTTGCGCGGCCAGGGCGAGGTTGGCGTTCTCGAAGAACCAGGCTTCCAGGGTCGGCATCAGCACTGGCTCGTGGCGGGAATCATCGCCGATCAGCGGGCCCAGGGTGCGTTCGACGAAGTGCTCGAGCAGGCTGCGGTCGCGGATCGCGGCGAGCAGTTCGATCACCCCCAGTTCGTTGAAGCTGCACAGCCCCAGGCGTTCGGGAAAGGCCTGGGCAGCGACCAGCGCCTGGCGGGCCTGGCCGAGCGCCCGGGCGAAATGCTCGGGGTGATGATTGCCGCTGCTCAGGCCGAGAAAAAGGCGCTGCGGTTGCAGGCGTTCATCCAGCTCGCCGAGCAGGTCCATCAAAGTCTTGCGGTTGCGCTGTTCGTCCTGGCTGCCGGTGCAGGGCAGCAGGGCGATCCAGTGCTCGCCCTGGCTGATCAGCGGCAGAGCACCACCGAGTTGTTGCAGGCACTGTTCGAGGCGCTGCTGCAGGCACTGGCGGTTGTCGCGCAGCAGGCGCTCGCCGCTGGCCGCCGCTTCGCCGTCGAACAGCTGCTCGCTGTTCTGCAGGCGCAGCAGGGCGACCTGGCGCGGCACGCTCAGCGGCAGGTCGAGGCTGGCAGCACGTTGCAGCAGCACGTCGAGGGACTGGTAATCGCCTTCCAGCAATTGCTCCAGCACGTGCTGGCGCGAGCTGCCGATCATCTGCTGCTGCACCAGCGCCGTGCCGATGGCCTGGGTGACCACCACCATCTTCAGCCCGTAGGGTTGCTCGAGTAGTGGCAGGCCCAGGCGCTCGGCCTCGGCGATCACCGCCGGTGGAATCGCCTGGATGAATTCGGCACCGGTGAGGATTACCAGCCCGGCGGTGGCGCGCTCGACCGCCTGGCGCACCAGAAGCAGCAGATTGGCCTCATCACGCGGATGGTTGATGCCGGTGACGAATACCAGCTCGCCGCCCATCACCCAGTCGGCGATGTCCTCGTTCTCGGCCACGTAGGGCCAGCGCACCGGGTTGCCCAGGCCTGCCTGGCCAGCGCGCAGGCGCAGCTCATGCAGGCCGGGCAGGGCCAGTACATCGGCGACGCTCAGGCTCATGCGCGGGCGAC is a genomic window containing:
- a CDS encoding PucR family transcriptional regulator gives rise to the protein MSLSVADVLALPGLHELRLRAGQAGLGNPVRWPYVAENEDIADWVMGGELVFVTGINHPRDEANLLLLVRQAVERATAGLVILTGAEFIQAIPPAVIAEAERLGLPLLEQPYGLKMVVVTQAIGTALVQQQMIGSSRQHVLEQLLEGDYQSLDVLLQRAASLDLPLSVPRQVALLRLQNSEQLFDGEAAASGERLLRDNRQCLQQRLEQCLQQLGGALPLISQGEHWIALLPCTGSQDEQRNRKTLMDLLGELDERLQPQRLFLGLSSGNHHPEHFARALGQARQALVAAQAFPERLGLCSFNELGVIELLAAIRDRSLLEHFVERTLGPLIGDDSRHEPVLMPTLEAWFFENANLALAAQRLGVHRNTLSYRVQRIEALTGCSFDDPHDRLNISIALLIRRLSSHSLPRSTP